In the genome of Streptococcus oralis, one region contains:
- a CDS encoding ABC transporter ATP-binding protein — protein sequence MSIIQKLWWFFKLEKRRYLVGIVALILVSVLNLIPPMVMGRVIDAITSGQLTQQDLLLDLFYLLLAAFGMYYLRYVWRMYILGTSYRLGQIMRSRLFEHFTKMPPAFYQTYRTGDLMAHATNDINALTRLAGGGVMSAVDASITALVTLLTMLFSISWQMTLVAILPLPFMAYATSRLGRKTHKAFGESQAAFSELNNKVQESVSGIKVTKSFGYQADELESFQAVNELTFQKNLQTMKYDSLFDPMVLLFVGSSYVLTLLVGSLMVQEGQITVGNLVTFISYLDMLVWPLMAIGFLFNITQRGKVSYQRIEDLLSQKSSVHDPEFPLDGIENGRLEYAIDSFAFENEETLTDIHFSLEKGQTLGLVGQTGSGKTSLIKLLLREYDVDKGAIYLNGHDIRDYRLTDLRSLMGYVPQDQFLFATSILDNIRFGNPNLSLAAVEEATKLAQVYHDIVDMPQGFDTLIGEKGVSLSGGQKQRLAMSRAMILDPDILILDDSLSAVDAKTEYAIIDNLKETRKDKTTIITAHRLSAVVHADLILVLQNGQIIERGTHDDLLALGGWYAQTYQSQQLEMKGEEDAE from the coding sequence ATGTCCATTATTCAAAAACTTTGGTGGTTTTTCAAGTTAGAAAAACGCCGTTATCTAGTCGGAATCGTGGCCCTGATCTTGGTTTCCGTCCTCAACCTCATTCCACCTATGGTTATGGGGCGGGTTATTGATGCTATTACATCGGGGCAATTAACCCAGCAGGACCTCCTTCTTGACCTATTTTACTTGCTTCTTGCAGCCTTTGGGATGTACTATCTGCGCTATGTTTGGCGTATGTATATCCTTGGGACTTCTTATCGTCTGGGACAGATTATGCGGTCTCGCTTGTTTGAGCATTTCACAAAAATGCCTCCAGCCTTTTATCAGACCTATCGTACAGGGGACCTGATGGCACACGCTACAAATGATATCAATGCCTTGACGCGTCTCGCAGGGGGTGGTGTTATGTCTGCGGTGGATGCCTCTATCACGGCTTTGGTGACTTTGCTGACCATGCTTTTTAGTATTTCATGGCAAATGACCCTAGTTGCCATTTTACCCTTACCTTTCATGGCTTATGCGACCAGTCGTCTAGGGAGAAAGACCCACAAGGCCTTTGGCGAATCCCAAGCTGCCTTTTCCGAACTTAATAACAAGGTACAGGAGTCTGTATCAGGTATTAAAGTGACCAAGTCTTTCGGTTATCAAGCGGACGAGCTGGAGTCCTTTCAGGCAGTCAATGAATTGACCTTCCAAAAGAACCTGCAAACAATGAAATACGATAGCCTCTTTGATCCCATGGTTCTCTTGTTTGTTGGTTCCTCCTATGTTTTAACCCTTTTGGTCGGTTCCTTGATGGTTCAAGAGGGGCAGATTACAGTTGGAAATCTGGTTACCTTTATCAGCTACTTGGATATGCTGGTCTGGCCTCTTATGGCCATCGGTTTCCTCTTTAATATCACTCAGAGAGGGAAGGTGTCCTATCAGCGGATTGAGGACCTCTTGTCTCAGAAATCATCTGTACATGACCCTGAGTTTCCTCTGGACGGTATTGAAAATGGGCGCTTGGAGTATGCCATTGACAGCTTTGCTTTTGAAAATGAGGAAACACTGACGGATATTCACTTCAGTTTGGAAAAAGGGCAAACTCTGGGTTTGGTCGGACAGACAGGTTCTGGGAAAACGTCCTTGATCAAGCTCCTCTTGCGTGAATACGATGTGGACAAGGGAGCCATTTACCTAAACGGTCACGATATTCGGGACTATCGCCTGACAGACCTTCGCAGTCTCATGGGCTATGTCCCTCAGGATCAGTTCCTCTTTGCGACTTCGATCTTAGACAATATCCGCTTTGGTAATCCTAATTTGTCGCTTGCAGCAGTTGAGGAAGCGACTAAGCTAGCCCAAGTTTATCATGATATTGTGGATATGCCCCAAGGATTTGATACGCTAATCGGTGAAAAGGGAGTCAGTCTTTCTGGTGGTCAAAAGCAACGTCTAGCTATGAGTCGGGCTATGATTTTAGACCCTGATATCTTAATTTTAGATGATTCCTTATCAGCCGTGGATGCCAAGACAGAGTACGCTATCATTGACAATCTTAAGGAAACGCGTAAAGACAAGACAACCATCATCACAGCCCATCGCCTCAGCGCAGTTGTCCATGCAGATTTGATCTTGGTTCTACAAAATGGTCAAATTATCGAACGGGGCACGCACGATGACTTGCTAGCCCTGGGTGGCTGGTATGCCCAAACCTACCAGTCTCAGCAGTTGGAAATGAAAGGAGAAGAAGATGCAGAATAA